AAAGGTGGCGCGCAATTTTGGTATGCCCAAGCCTGAAGGCTATCGCAAAGCTCTGCGTATCATGGAGATGGCCGAGCGTTTCAAGATGCCGGTACTCACCCTGATTGACACCCCGGGAGCTTACCCTGGTATCGATAGTGAAGAGCGCGGTATCAGTGAGGCTATCGCCCAGAATCTGGCTGTGATGTCTCGCCTGCGCACACCGATTATTTGCACCGTGATTGGAGAGGGCTCGTCTGGTGGCGCTTTGGCTATCGGTGTCGGCGATCAGCTGAATATGTTGCAATATTCCACTTACTTTGTGATCTCCCCGGAAGGCTGTGCCAATATCATCTGGAAAACCGTGGACAAGGCACCGCTGGCCGCTGAGGCTATGGGAGTGACCTCCAGCGTGTTGGAAGAGCTGGGCATTGTGGATGAAACTATTGCAGAACCTCTTGGTGGCGCACACCGGGATCCGGATACCATGGCTGCTCGCTTGCGAGAGCGCCTCAGTGAACAGCTGGATCAACTGAGTGGTATTCCCATCGATGAGTTGCTGGAAAAACGCTACCAGCGCCTGATGAGCTACGGCAATATCGTTTCTTAATCGTTATTTAAAATCTAATCCGGCTGGAGTCATTGATCCCAATGTGATTCGGCCGGAAAGATCAATACCAACTGTATAATAGTACTCCTCCTTTTTTTATTGCTCGTTATTAAACGGCCCCTCCGCTGCTTTGTTATTTTGTATATTTACTCTATATGAAGCCTTTTTTTGGAAAAGTCTGAATAGTATAGATACGAAATTATAAGACGATTCTACTGCGGGTAATTTTGAAAAGTGCCTTTTTATACAGAGTATTTGTCTAGTTGTTAAATCCTGCCTCTTGGTACTTTTATGGCTGGAAATCTATTTTTGGATTAATGTTTGTCTGTGAGCTTTTCATTTTGGCAGCAGACTGGAATCCCACTCCAAAACGTGTGATTAAATAAATTTAGCTGCATGATTTTGTGAAAATAAAATAAATCTCCCTATGGTTTCATCCTTGTTGCCCCGGTTTTAATCCGCAATATCCCATTTTACCACTCTGTCCAATGGAACGTGAGCCAGACACAGGCAAACTAATGGTGGGTTGATAGAGACACATCAATCGTTGCAATTTCCCAATGAGTCTGTAATCCCCGGGGTTGCAGCGAAAGGTTTGGTTGAGCCTGAACTCCCAAACAAGCCATAGAAAATCAATAACTGGGTAGCTAATAATGAAACAAAAATTATTTTACAGAGATCGTCTGGCGCTTACGATTTCCATTGTCATTGGGGCAAGCTGCATGCAGCCGGTGGTAGCGGCAGAAAGCGAAGTTATCGAGGAGATAACAGTAACCGGCATTCGTGCCAGTATGACAAATTCAATGGATAAAAAGCGGGATAGTGCTGGTGTTGTGGATGCCATATCCGCAGAGGATATGGGCAAGTTCCCGGATTCCAATCTTGCAGAATCTCTGCAGCGAATTACAGGGGTTTCAATTGATCGTCGCAATGGCGAGGGCAGCCAGGTGACTGTGCGTGGATTTGGCCCGGATTATAATCTGATCACGCTCAACGGCCGCCTTATGCCATCCAGCTCATTAAATCAAAATGGTGGTGGTGTAGATCAGGGGCGTGCCTTTGATATGGATAACCTGGCTGCAGAAAGTGTGAAGGCGCTGGAAGTTTACAAGACAGGACGTGCGGATATTGCCTCTGGTGGAATGGGAGCCACAATCAATATTGTTACTCAACGCCCGCTGGATGATCCAGGCTTGAAAATGTCGCTTGGACTAAAAGCCCTGAGAGATACCACCAACGAAGTCGGTGATGACTATACACCGGAAACATCAGGGTTGTTTAGTTGGACTGATGAAGATGAGAGATTTGGGTTTTCCTTAAGTGGCTCCTATCAAAGTCGAGATAGCAGTGCCAGCGGAGCCTATGTCAACAATTGGAATACTGAGGCATACGATGGAACTATTCCACAGTCACCCGGTGATAGTTCTGGTGAGCCAATACAAATTATTAATGAACCCGAATTAGGAGGGCTGCGGTCTTTGCCCACCGACCTCCGATATATTCATTCTGACCGTGAGCGTACACGAATAAATTCACAACTTACCTTGCAGTGGCGTCCCACAGATACTTTAACCGGTACTGTCGATTATACCTATGCCAAACAGGATCTTTATGAAAATCGATCAGAGTTATCTGCCTGGATGGATACCTATAAAAGTGACATCGTATTTGATGATGGATCAGTACACACGCCAGATCTGTACTGGGAGGAGCGTCGGGAGCAGAACCCAAGGGATATAGGCTTAGCCCTACAGCAGCAGAACCAAGTCAATACACTGGAATCTCTGGGGTTGAATTTGGTGTGGCAACCAAATGATCAGTTTGAGCTAGCATTCGATGTGCATAAATCTGAATCCTCCAGCTTGCCGGATGCGGATTTCGGTAACTGGATCAACATAGGCCTTGGAGCAAATGTAGTCGCTGGCCAAGGCATTGATTTTACCAAGGATGGTTTGCCAATTTTGGTTGTTGACTTCGATGATTCCGTTTATGGAAATGGCAATGGAATACTGGACAAGAGTGAAGTTGGTTCAACTGTTCGTCAAATAAATAATGACCGCTCTTATGCAGATTTCACCCAGACACGTCTTGATGGCAACTTTATTTTCAATGAAACACACTCTATCGATTTTGGTATAGAGTCACGGGATATGGAAACACGCCTACAGTCGTCCTTTTATCAAGAATTACTTGCGGGAGGGTGGGGGGTTGCCAACCCTGGTGATGTCCCCGAAGAATATTTATCTCCAATAAATTACGCTGACCTATTTGATGGTTATAGCCAGTCTTTGGGCTCAAACAGTGGTGATTTCTTTGCTATCGTCAGTGATGGCCAGGCGAATCCACTACTTATTGGCTATACGGGTGACGCCGCTCTTATCGGTGAGCACTTGTCAAGTGCGGTTGGCTTACCCTGGGCTGTTAATCCGGTCGATAATCTGGATCGAACCATTCGCGAGAAAATTTTTGCGGGCTATATGCAATATAATTTCTCTAATGATTGGCGGGGGATGCCAATAAATCTAGCAATAGGGCTCCGCTACGAAAAAACTGATATAACTTCTACAGATCTGGCGAATATCCCCACAGAAGTAGTCTGGCAAAGCAACAATGATTTTCAGATTCCTGCAGGTGCTGCAGCCACTATGTATGCAGCAGAGGCTGATTATGATCATTGGCTGCCGAATGTGGACTTTGATATAGAAATCGTGTCTGGGTTAAAAGGACGTTTTTCCTACAGTAAAACAATAGCCCGTGCCAATTTTGATCAAATGGGGTCGGCGGCTACAGGACTAGGTGGGCCCTCACTGCCAACTCTTTTGTCCGGCTCTGTGCTCGGTACCGCGGGTTCTGGTAATCCGGGCATTTTACCATTGGAATCTGACAATATAGATCTTTCTCTGGAGTGGTATTTTGATAGCTCCAGCTACGTCTCTATAGGCTATTTCCGTAAGGATGTAGATAATTTTATTGGTTCGGCAGCGGTCGATATTAATTTATACGGCCTTACCGATCCGACTAACGGTCCCCGTGCACTCCAGGCGATGGAGGATCTGACTGCTTTGGGAGTGCCAATCAATGATACGAATCTATTTTCCATGGTAGCAGCGAATATTCTCGGTGTAGGATTTTATGACCATACTGCCGAGGAGTTCGAAAATTTGGTTGATGTAACCGGAAATCCTGATGATGAAGCTGCAATTTTCCGTGTATCCCAACCAATGAATACTGAAAACGCAGTTATCGATGGTTGGGAAATCGGTGCTCAACACTTCCTTGGAGAAAGTGGCTTCGGGTTACAGGCAAACTACACCATAGTTAATGGTGATATTGAATACGATGTGAATCGGGACCCGGCAGTTGATGGTGGCGTACAATTTGCATTAACGGGGTTAAGTGATACTGCCAATTTGTCTCTAATTTATGAAAATTATGGTTTTTCTGCCAGAATATCCTATAACTGGCGGGATGAATTCTTAACTAGCATTGAAGATGGTGGAAAGGGGCCTCGCTATATTGAGGAGTACAGTCAAGTCGATTTAAGTGTTGGCTACGATGTTAATGACAATCTCAAGCTTAGTCTTGAAGGTGTTAATCTGTTGGGTGAGGACCAGAGGCAGCACGGACGTACAGCGAATCAACTTTTACGCATGGAAATGCTGGGGCCACGCTACGCGTTGAGTGCTCGATATAATTTCTGAGTGCAGATATAGAGGAAGCCTGCCAGATTTTATTGGTGGGTTTTCTTCTACTCTAGAGGATGGTTGTTATTTGGAGGAATTAAAAAGCCTGTAATGGTGTTTTGTGTTAAGAAATAATAAAAATAATGAGACCATGATAATGGCAAGTATAGTTGTTGTTGATAATGAAAGACATCGTGACATCCGGGTTCTTTGTCAGCCTAAATTGTGCCCTCAAGATGGTCTCGGATATATTCAAGTGTTTCCCTCAGAGTTGGATTCTGTTCACAAAGAATACCCTGTGTTTATTAAGAAAAATCATGACACAGGAGAGTTCCTCCTGGTTGCTTTACTTTCTCTGGATCCAGATAAAAATATTAACTTGAAAAATGGAAGGTGGGATTCGAAATATATACCTATGATGGCGCGGAGAGGACCTTTTATTATCGGGCGTTCGGGCGACTCATTGAATTTATGTGTAGATCTGGAGGATCGCCGAGTTGGTAGGGAAGGTGAACGGTTGTTCAGTCAGGATGGTGAACCTTTAGAGTTGGCTAATAAAGCTGCGCGATTGCTCTCATTTATTCATCAGGGTTATCAGGAAAATGAAAATTTTTTTAAGGTGCTTGATGCCGAATCCTTGATCGAATCACTTGCAGTCGAGTCTTTTCAAGGCGTTAGCGGATCAAGCCTTAAAGGGCTTTATTCAATAAATCCCAATAAGTTACGTAAACTATCCGGTTGTAGTCTTGAGCGATTAAATAGTGCAGGCTTTTTACAGCGCGCCTACTTTCTTGCCAGTTCTGCAACCAATATAGGTTCACTTTTCAATAATACTAATTGTTCCGAAAAGGTATGGGTTGCCACCGAGGAAAAAATTTCATGACTTGTATAAAGCGAGTTGTAATTGCCGGTGGAGGGACTTCTGGCTGGTTGACGGCTGCAGCAATTGCCAAACTTTACGGGAAACAGGTAAAAGTTACCTTGGTAGATTGTGCGGAAATTGGGAAAATTGGTGTGGGGGAGGCTACAATCCCTCCGCTACGAAATTTTCATCGTCTCCTTGGAATTGAAGAATCGGAGTTTATGGCAGCAACCCAGGCAACGTTTAAACTGGGTATCGAATTCAATAATTGGGCCCGTCAGGGAGATAAATATATTCACTCCTTTGGGGTCACCGGCAAAGACTGCTGGGCTTGTGACTTTCACCACTTCTGGCTGGCGGGATATAACAAGGATTTAGCCGATAGTTTTGGAGAATACAATGTTGAGCGGCAGGCCGCCATTCAGAACCGGCTCCTACCTGGAGACTCAGGAAAGCTCAACTATGCCTATCACTTGGATTCCGGACTATATGCAGAGTTTTTACGTAGTCATGCTTTGAAACATGGTGTCCGTCATATTAACGGCAAGATAGAGCATGTGGATATGAGTGTGTCGGATGGGTCTATCCAGGCCCTGATACTCAATGATGGTAGTAAGATTGATGGTGATCTTTTTATCGACTGTAGTGGCTTTCGTGCAATATTAATTGGAGAGGCTCTAAATATTAGCTATGAGCCTTATGGTCATTTTCTGCCGTGCGATTCTGCTATTGCAATTCAAACTGAATCAGCATCAGAGCTTCCTCCGTATACGGAGTCGATAGCCCATGAATTTGGATGGCAGTGGCGTATTCCTTTGCAGCATAGATTTGGTAATGGGCTGGTTTATTGCAGTCGCCATGTGTCCGATGGTTTGGCCGAAGAGCGTTTGCTTCAAAGCCTGCAAACCGATCCAGTAAGCGAACCCAGGAGGTTCCAGTACCAGACAGGTCGTCGTATCCAGGCTTGGCATAAAAACTGCGTAGCTATCGGTTTATCCAGCGGTTTCCTTGAACCTCTGGAGTCCACTTCTATACATTTGGCGATGTCGGCGATTCTACGATTATTAAAATTTTTTCCTCGCGAAAGTATAGTTGAAGAAGCGGTATTATCCTTCAACCGGCAGACTCAGGATGAGATGGAAATGATCCGGGATTTCATTATCTTGCATTATAAGGCTACAGAAAGAAATGATAGCGATTTTTGGCGGTATTGTGCTCGTATGGAGATCCCTGAAACTCTGGAACATCGCATAAAGTTATTTAATAGCAATGGTGGATTGTTAATTGCTAATAAGGAGCTGTTTCAGGTCGATTCCTGGGCGCAAGTAATGCTCGGTCAGCGCATATTACCCAAGGACCACCATCCTATTGTCGACCTGATGGGTGATGATGAATTAGACAGGTTTTTAAAAAGTTATAAAAATTTTGTTAGTGACAGAGTTGGTGCTTTCCCGCTGCACAAAAAAGCAATTGAAAATTATTGTCGATCTTGTGTAACCGAGGAGAGCAGTTGATGGGTCGGGTAACAAAGCGGGTAGTTGTTTTGGGGGGTGGCACAGCAGGTTGGCTGACCGCAGGAGTAATTGCTGCTGAGCACTGCGCAGCTGATAAGAGTGGGTTGGATGTGGTACTGGTGGAATCACCAGATATACCCATTATCGGTGTAGGTGAGGGCACTTGGCCGACAATGCGTAATACCCTGCGAAAAATCGGACTAAGTGAGACACAGTTGTTTCGTGAATGTGATGCTTCCTTCAAGCAGGGGGCGAAATTCTGTGGCTGGGTAAATGGTGGCGAGGATGATTTTTATTATCATCCGCTATCTGTTCCAGAGGGCTATGGAGAGATTGACTTTGCCGCTATGTGGTGTCAAGAGAATACAGCAGAAACCTTTTCCGATCGTATCAATTATCAAAGTCATCTATGTGAGCGGGGTCTGGCTCCAAAGCTAATTACAACGCCAGAATATACTGCCATTGCAAATTATGCATATCATATTGACGCGGTTAAACTTGGAAAGATACTTGCAAGTCACTGTGTAGAGGTTCTTGGGGTAGGTCACCATCGGGTGAAAATTATCGGCGTTCGAAGCCATGAAAATGGAGACATATCATCTCTGCTTAAGGAAGGAGGTGGGGAGATTTGTGGGGATCTCTTCATTGACTGTTCCGGAATGAGTTCGCGACTGTTAGGTCAGCATTATAATATTCCTGTGATCCCCTGTGGCGATCAACTTTTTAACGATAGGGCTATCGCAACACAGGTTCCCTATATATATGAATCTGAACCTATCACTTCTCACACGATTAGCACAGCGCAAACTGCCGGATGGATCTGGGATATAGGGTTATCGTCACGTAAGGGGATTGGTCATGTTTATTCCAGCGCTCATATAAGTGATTCATCTGCTCTCGGAGAATTGCATACTTACTTAGCGCGAAACCTGAATGAGTGCGAAATAAACAGATTGAATTTCCGCAAACTAAAATTCTCCCCAGGTTACCGAGCTAAATTTTGGCATCGCAATTGCGTAGCGGTGGGGATGGCTGCAGGATTTGTAGAGCCTCTGGAGGCCTCAGCTTTGGTTCTGGTTGAACAGGCGGCTGAGATGATCAGTGCTGATTTTCCTGCGCATAGAGCTATTATGGACATTATAGCCGAACGATTTAACAGCAGGTTTAAATATCGCTGGTCAAGTATTATTGACTTCCTGAAATTGCACTATGCAATCACTCA
This DNA window, taken from Microbulbifer sp. GL-2, encodes the following:
- a CDS encoding acetyl-CoA carboxylase carboxyltransferase subunit alpha, encoding MNFNFLEFEQPIAELESKIKELQLVGDDNELNIADEVTRLREKSKNLTESIYSDLTPWQVVQVARHPQRPYSKDYIERLFTDWDELHGDRHFGDDKAIIAGIARLNGKPVAVIGEEKGRTVNEKVARNFGMPKPEGYRKALRIMEMAERFKMPVLTLIDTPGAYPGIDSEERGISEAIAQNLAVMSRLRTPIICTVIGEGSSGGALAIGVGDQLNMLQYSTYFVISPEGCANIIWKTVDKAPLAAEAMGVTSSVLEELGIVDETIAEPLGGAHRDPDTMAARLRERLSEQLDQLSGIPIDELLEKRYQRLMSYGNIVS
- a CDS encoding TonB-dependent receptor, with the translated sequence MKQKLFYRDRLALTISIVIGASCMQPVVAAESEVIEEITVTGIRASMTNSMDKKRDSAGVVDAISAEDMGKFPDSNLAESLQRITGVSIDRRNGEGSQVTVRGFGPDYNLITLNGRLMPSSSLNQNGGGVDQGRAFDMDNLAAESVKALEVYKTGRADIASGGMGATINIVTQRPLDDPGLKMSLGLKALRDTTNEVGDDYTPETSGLFSWTDEDERFGFSLSGSYQSRDSSASGAYVNNWNTEAYDGTIPQSPGDSSGEPIQIINEPELGGLRSLPTDLRYIHSDRERTRINSQLTLQWRPTDTLTGTVDYTYAKQDLYENRSELSAWMDTYKSDIVFDDGSVHTPDLYWEERREQNPRDIGLALQQQNQVNTLESLGLNLVWQPNDQFELAFDVHKSESSSLPDADFGNWINIGLGANVVAGQGIDFTKDGLPILVVDFDDSVYGNGNGILDKSEVGSTVRQINNDRSYADFTQTRLDGNFIFNETHSIDFGIESRDMETRLQSSFYQELLAGGWGVANPGDVPEEYLSPINYADLFDGYSQSLGSNSGDFFAIVSDGQANPLLIGYTGDAALIGEHLSSAVGLPWAVNPVDNLDRTIREKIFAGYMQYNFSNDWRGMPINLAIGLRYEKTDITSTDLANIPTEVVWQSNNDFQIPAGAAATMYAAEADYDHWLPNVDFDIEIVSGLKGRFSYSKTIARANFDQMGSAATGLGGPSLPTLLSGSVLGTAGSGNPGILPLESDNIDLSLEWYFDSSSYVSIGYFRKDVDNFIGSAAVDINLYGLTDPTNGPRALQAMEDLTALGVPINDTNLFSMVAANILGVGFYDHTAEEFENLVDVTGNPDDEAAIFRVSQPMNTENAVIDGWEIGAQHFLGESGFGLQANYTIVNGDIEYDVNRDPAVDGGVQFALTGLSDTANLSLIYENYGFSARISYNWRDEFLTSIEDGGKGPRYIEEYSQVDLSVGYDVNDNLKLSLEGVNLLGEDQRQHGRTANQLLRMEMLGPRYALSARYNF
- a CDS encoding SapC family protein codes for the protein MASIVVVDNERHRDIRVLCQPKLCPQDGLGYIQVFPSELDSVHKEYPVFIKKNHDTGEFLLVALLSLDPDKNINLKNGRWDSKYIPMMARRGPFIIGRSGDSLNLCVDLEDRRVGREGERLFSQDGEPLELANKAARLLSFIHQGYQENENFFKVLDAESLIESLAVESFQGVSGSSLKGLYSINPNKLRKLSGCSLERLNSAGFLQRAYFLASSATNIGSLFNNTNCSEKVWVATEEKIS
- a CDS encoding tryptophan halogenase family protein, whose translation is MTCIKRVVIAGGGTSGWLTAAAIAKLYGKQVKVTLVDCAEIGKIGVGEATIPPLRNFHRLLGIEESEFMAATQATFKLGIEFNNWARQGDKYIHSFGVTGKDCWACDFHHFWLAGYNKDLADSFGEYNVERQAAIQNRLLPGDSGKLNYAYHLDSGLYAEFLRSHALKHGVRHINGKIEHVDMSVSDGSIQALILNDGSKIDGDLFIDCSGFRAILIGEALNISYEPYGHFLPCDSAIAIQTESASELPPYTESIAHEFGWQWRIPLQHRFGNGLVYCSRHVSDGLAEERLLQSLQTDPVSEPRRFQYQTGRRIQAWHKNCVAIGLSSGFLEPLESTSIHLAMSAILRLLKFFPRESIVEEAVLSFNRQTQDEMEMIRDFIILHYKATERNDSDFWRYCARMEIPETLEHRIKLFNSNGGLLIANKELFQVDSWAQVMLGQRILPKDHHPIVDLMGDDELDRFLKSYKNFVSDRVGAFPLHKKAIENYCRSCVTEESS
- a CDS encoding tryptophan halogenase family protein, which gives rise to MGRVTKRVVVLGGGTAGWLTAGVIAAEHCAADKSGLDVVLVESPDIPIIGVGEGTWPTMRNTLRKIGLSETQLFRECDASFKQGAKFCGWVNGGEDDFYYHPLSVPEGYGEIDFAAMWCQENTAETFSDRINYQSHLCERGLAPKLITTPEYTAIANYAYHIDAVKLGKILASHCVEVLGVGHHRVKIIGVRSHENGDISSLLKEGGGEICGDLFIDCSGMSSRLLGQHYNIPVIPCGDQLFNDRAIATQVPYIYESEPITSHTISTAQTAGWIWDIGLSSRKGIGHVYSSAHISDSSALGELHTYLARNLNECEINRLNFRKLKFSPGYRAKFWHRNCVAVGMAAGFVEPLEASALVLVEQAAEMISADFPAHRAIMDIIAERFNSRFKYRWSSIIDFLKLHYAITHREDTQYWRDHACVDTASTRLSEWLKLWAVQPPCKYDFPHIDEVFASASWQYILYGMGFETEHRSIKSRSYDSIAYQNYVSSNKEFVEQCISSLPSNRELIDKIKYYGFQQV